From the genome of Gemmatimonadaceae bacterium:
GCAATCCCGAGATCGCTCGGCCAGTACACGATTGTCTTCATGTACCCGGCGGGCCCGAGGGCGATCATCCCCGCCGTTTCGGTGGCGATGAACGCGCAGGCGGCAAGCGTCGCGTTGACCCCGAGGTTTCCCGTCGGCGTGGACCCGTAGGGAAGCAGCCCCATCAGGTTCATGAACAGGATGAAGAAGAAGAGGGTGAGCACGAAGGGGATGTAGGCCGCGCCGTGCTCGCCGAGCGCCTCCTTGAATACCCCGCGGAGAAGCAGCACGACCGACTCCATGCCCGCCGCGAAGCCCGTGGGGTGCCCGTGCTCCCGGGTGGCCCGGGCATGCGAACGGGCCGCCCCCACCAGGGTGAGCAGGCAGAGGCCCGCCGCCACGACCATGAAGAACACGAATTTGGTGGGGCCCAGGTCGATGGTCGTGTTGCCGATGTTCACCGGCCAGCTCGGCAGGTGCCAATCGCACTCCCATTCCTTGTTGAAGCAGGGAAGCTCGACGGTCT
Proteins encoded in this window:
- the atpB gene encoding F0F1 ATP synthase subunit A, with protein sequence MRFRSLFAMVVVAAALPMPAAAQEAAARASAAAPVQAPVPKHALGPADLIMPHITDSKTVELPCFNKEWECDWHLPSWPVNIGNTTIDLGPTKFVFFMVVAAGLCLLTLVGAARSHARATREHGHPTGFAAGMESVVLLLRGVFKEALGEHGAAYIPFVLTLFFFILFMNLMGLLPYGSTPTGNLGVNATLAACAFIATETAGMIALGPAGYMKTIVYWPSDLGIAIKLPLSVLIMTPVEIIGKFTKPFALTVRLFANMIAGHVIVLTMIGLALLFGSWAIAFLGPIPMALGIMLLEVLVSFIQAFIFALLTAVFIGQIRTAHH